The following proteins are encoded in a genomic region of Pseudomonas saponiphila:
- a CDS encoding MdtA/MuxA family multidrug efflux RND transporter periplasmic adaptor subunit codes for MVDHSMQSSAPRNSRRWLFGLFVLLLVGGLCWKFWPAGSAPKEAAQAKAAVGHTGRSGSMRPGFGGASGPIPVRVAPVTQGDFAVYFKALGTVTALNTINVRSRVAGELVKVNFEEGQMVKAGDLLAQIDPRPYQNALLQAEGTLLQNQAQLKNAQVDLERYRGLYAQDSIAKQTLDTAAALVGQYQGTVKTNQAAVNDARLNLEFTNIRAPIAGRVGLRQLDVGNLVSANDTTALVIITQTQPISVAFTLPENTLDTVLKRYHSGARLPVEAWDRGDVKLQASGVLQSLDNQIDTTTGTLKFKARFDNRDQGLFPNQFVNVRLLADTLKHVVLAPSAAIQFGTNGTFVYALDGDNKVKIRPLKVGDSNGESTVIEDGLQAGDRVVMEGTDRLKDGSEVEVVNDGAAVPVTPTEHLQGKPAGAPAADGKPADGKAQKVGA; via the coding sequence ATGGTTGATCACTCCATGCAATCCTCTGCTCCCCGCAACTCTCGTCGCTGGCTGTTCGGCCTGTTTGTCCTGCTGCTGGTGGGCGGCCTGTGCTGGAAGTTCTGGCCCGCCGGCAGCGCCCCCAAAGAGGCTGCACAAGCGAAGGCCGCGGTGGGGCATACCGGGCGCAGCGGTAGCATGCGCCCCGGCTTCGGTGGGGCCAGCGGGCCGATCCCGGTGCGCGTGGCGCCGGTGACCCAGGGTGATTTCGCGGTGTACTTCAAGGCCCTGGGCACGGTGACGGCGTTGAACACCATCAATGTGCGCAGCCGGGTGGCGGGGGAACTGGTCAAGGTCAATTTCGAGGAAGGGCAGATGGTCAAGGCCGGCGACCTGCTGGCACAGATCGACCCGCGCCCCTATCAGAACGCCTTGCTCCAGGCCGAAGGCACCTTGCTGCAGAATCAGGCCCAGTTGAAGAACGCCCAGGTCGATCTTGAGCGCTACCGCGGTCTGTATGCCCAGGACAGTATCGCCAAGCAGACCCTGGACACCGCCGCGGCGCTGGTGGGCCAGTACCAGGGCACGGTCAAGACCAATCAGGCGGCGGTCAACGACGCCAGGCTCAACCTCGAATTCACCAATATCCGCGCACCGATTGCCGGCCGCGTGGGCCTGCGTCAGCTTGATGTGGGCAACCTGGTGTCGGCCAATGACACCACGGCACTGGTGATCATCACCCAGACCCAGCCGATCAGCGTGGCCTTCACCCTGCCGGAAAACACCCTGGACACCGTGCTCAAGCGTTACCACAGCGGCGCCAGGCTGCCGGTGGAAGCCTGGGACCGGGGCGACGTCAAGCTGCAAGCCAGCGGCGTGCTGCAAAGCTTGGACAACCAGATCGACACCACCACTGGCACCCTGAAATTCAAGGCACGCTTCGATAACCGCGACCAGGGCCTGTTCCCCAACCAGTTCGTCAATGTGCGGCTGCTGGCCGACACCCTGAAGCACGTGGTGCTGGCGCCTTCGGCGGCGATCCAGTTCGGCACCAACGGCACCTTTGTCTACGCCCTGGATGGCGACAACAAGGTGAAGATCCGTCCGCTCAAGGTGGGCGACAGCAACGGCGAGTCGACGGTGATCGAGGACGGCCTGCAGGCCGGTGATCGCGTGGTGATGGAAGGCACCGACCGCCTCAAGGACGGTAGCGAAGTGGAAGTGGTCAACGACGGCGCGGCAGTACCCGTCACCCCCACCGAGCACCTGCAGGGCAAGCCCGCCGGTGCGCCGGCCGCGGATGGCAAGCCGGCGGATGGCAAGGCGCAAAAGGTCGGCGCATGA
- a CDS encoding J domain-containing protein: MSCWTLLGLPVTADTRTIKRHYAKLLKQTRPDEDPQGFQRLREAYEQALAHKDWEQSQPLETDTGHGPAASEPVLSTLSPVQRAAVLLKELHVEQLDQRYQQAQEQDCAYEFELALLRHCVERPAQADAVLHWGFEHLRWMSAWQRLDLPEYLVLELQQQLYQQVQAPLAAALQARDETAFLQAYAQRSAHPWLLHLQHRQWFNHWLAQLLADSPYWSVTIFQTLCAGQGWRSAADNPCPEELWPRLLKRHKAPLYLARQQQLASEPPMTPEHRAARLLLAPLSFSQRRAWARHLGTRDWEACHKLAASLAADYPDIAAGMPAGNPYFWRDWEHAIDSWPMLLGVLLACLAGAVGQYSGQDASPWEIVGVTLVWSLCFCAAGEGLQRLWQPLSQRLLPWDERLSRRLPRRHVPYHGVLLIGDLLPALLLAGLLGAVLHPLATPVYLGVQLLVALARQRRIDPLSAWQRINPWPRRLLLGTGLILLVAAIATLKWFDERHTAGRYQGLQPWTERLCARMPAQVAECAAPATEAQWYPKEARP; this comes from the coding sequence ATGAGTTGCTGGACCCTACTCGGCCTGCCGGTCACCGCTGATACCCGCACCATCAAGCGCCACTACGCCAAGCTGCTGAAGCAGACCCGCCCGGATGAAGATCCGCAAGGTTTCCAGCGCTTGCGCGAGGCCTATGAACAAGCCCTGGCGCACAAGGACTGGGAACAGAGTCAGCCCCTGGAAACCGATACCGGCCATGGCCCGGCCGCCAGCGAGCCGGTGCTGTCGACGCTGTCGCCCGTGCAGCGGGCGGCCGTCCTGCTCAAGGAGCTGCACGTCGAGCAGCTCGACCAGCGTTATCAGCAGGCCCAGGAACAGGACTGCGCCTACGAGTTCGAACTGGCCCTGCTGCGCCATTGCGTCGAACGCCCGGCACAGGCCGACGCGGTCCTGCACTGGGGCTTCGAGCATCTGCGCTGGATGAGCGCCTGGCAGCGCCTGGACCTGCCGGAATACCTGGTGCTGGAGCTGCAGCAACAGCTGTATCAACAGGTCCAGGCGCCGCTGGCCGCGGCACTGCAGGCCAGGGATGAAACGGCGTTCCTGCAGGCCTACGCCCAGCGCTCGGCGCACCCCTGGCTGCTGCACCTGCAACATCGCCAATGGTTCAACCATTGGCTGGCGCAATTGCTGGCGGACAGCCCCTATTGGTCGGTGACGATTTTCCAGACGCTGTGCGCCGGCCAGGGTTGGCGCTCCGCCGCCGATAACCCGTGCCCGGAAGAGCTGTGGCCGCGCCTGCTCAAACGCCATAAGGCCCCGCTGTACCTGGCCCGCCAGCAACAACTGGCCAGCGAACCGCCCATGACCCCGGAACACCGCGCCGCGCGCCTGTTGCTGGCGCCCCTGAGCTTCAGCCAGCGCCGTGCCTGGGCCCGGCACCTGGGCACCCGGGACTGGGAGGCCTGCCACAAGCTGGCGGCGAGCCTGGCCGCCGACTACCCAGACATCGCCGCCGGCATGCCGGCCGGCAATCCTTACTTCTGGCGTGACTGGGAGCACGCCATCGACAGTTGGCCGATGCTCCTGGGCGTGCTCCTGGCCTGCCTGGCCGGCGCCGTGGGCCAGTACAGCGGGCAAGATGCCAGCCCCTGGGAGATAGTTGGGGTGACGCTGGTCTGGTCCTTGTGCTTCTGCGCCGCGGGCGAAGGGCTGCAGCGGCTCTGGCAGCCCCTGAGCCAGCGCCTGTTGCCGTGGGACGAACGCCTCAGCCGGCGCCTGCCGCGCCGCCATGTGCCCTACCACGGCGTGCTGCTCATAGGTGATCTGCTGCCTGCGCTGCTGCTCGCTGGCCTGCTGGGCGCGGTGCTCCATCCGCTGGCCACCCCGGTGTATCTCGGGGTCCAGCTGTTGGTCGCCCTGGCCCGCCAACGGCGGATCGACCCGCTGAGCGCCTGGCAACGCATCAACCCCTGGCCACGCCGCCTGCTGCTGGGCACGGGGCTGATACTGCTGGTGGCCGCCATCGCCACCCTCAAGTGGTTCGACGAGCGCCACACCGCCGGGCGCTATCAGGGCCTGCAGCCCTGGACCGAGCGCCTGTGCGCGCGCATGCCGGCCCAGGTCGCCGAGTGCGCGGCGCCAGCCACCGAAGCCCAGTGGTACCCCAAGGAGGCCCGGCCATGA
- the tpx gene encoding thiol peroxidase, with protein MAQVTLKGNPVQVNGQLPQVGSKAPAFTLVGAGLADVSLSSLAGKRKVLNIFPSVDTPTCATSVRKFNAQANALNNTVVLCISADLPFAQARFCGAEGLENVQNLSTLRGREFIENYGVAIADGPLAGLTARAVVVLDENDTVLHSELVKEIAEEPNYDAALAVLK; from the coding sequence ATGGCTCAAGTCACTCTCAAAGGCAATCCGGTGCAGGTTAATGGCCAGCTGCCGCAAGTCGGTTCCAAAGCGCCTGCGTTCACCCTGGTGGGCGCCGGCCTGGCCGATGTTTCCCTGAGCAGCCTCGCTGGCAAGCGCAAGGTGCTGAACATCTTCCCAAGCGTCGACACCCCGACCTGCGCCACCTCGGTGCGCAAATTCAACGCCCAGGCCAACGCACTGAACAACACCGTGGTGCTGTGCATCTCCGCCGACCTGCCGTTCGCCCAGGCGCGCTTCTGCGGTGCCGAAGGCCTGGAAAACGTGCAGAACCTGTCGACCCTGCGTGGCCGCGAGTTCATCGAGAACTACGGCGTGGCCATTGCCGACGGCCCGCTGGCCGGCCTGACCGCCCGCGCCGTGGTGGTGCTGGACGAAAACGACACCGTGCTGCACAGCGAGCTGGTCAAGGAAATCGCTGAAGAGCCGAACTACGACGCGGCCCTGGCCGTGCTCAAGTAA
- a CDS encoding SRPBCC family protein, whose product MPVVERTTFLPGRSPAQVLDFCLEGANFPKIFPERVTPLGGIDINDLRISVGRQFSFLHWMFGVIPAKWTVVIREVSDRHFVDEMLKGPLRAFRHEHRVEAAEGGTLYTDRVTYRAIGGAPLERLVVNAYMARIFDARHRNMLRLLG is encoded by the coding sequence ATGCCTGTAGTGGAACGCACGACTTTTCTGCCGGGCCGCAGCCCGGCCCAGGTGCTGGATTTCTGCCTTGAAGGGGCCAACTTTCCGAAGATCTTTCCCGAGCGGGTGACCCCCTTGGGCGGCATCGACATCAATGACCTGCGCATCAGTGTCGGACGCCAGTTCAGCTTCCTGCACTGGATGTTCGGTGTCATACCGGCGAAGTGGACGGTGGTCATCCGAGAGGTCAGCGACCGGCATTTTGTCGATGAGATGCTCAAGGGGCCGCTGCGCGCCTTTCGTCATGAACATCGGGTGGAGGCCGCCGAAGGGGGCACTCTGTACACCGACCGCGTGACTTATCGGGCCATCGGTGGCGCACCTTTGGAACGCTTGGTGGTCAACGCCTACATGGCGCGGATTTTCGATGCCCGGCACCGCAACATGTTGCGCTTGCTGGGGTGA
- a CDS encoding type 1 glutamine amidotransferase domain-containing protein, translating into MSKKILVVLTSVAKYPNLSRATGLWLGEAVHFVKKVQAAGFEVDYVSPKGGYVPIDPHSLAMADDTDWQWYQDSAFMSRLGATLKPSQVQARDYVAIYYAGGHGVLWDFPDNPELQALSRDIYEQGGYVSSVCHGAVGLLNIKLSDGSLLIAGKQVTGFSNEEEKLAELDAYVPYLTETELLKRGALYQKAAEPWASFAVEDRRVISGQNPASGGPVADLLLAHL; encoded by the coding sequence ATGAGCAAGAAGATATTGGTGGTGCTGACCAGCGTGGCCAAATACCCCAACCTGAGCCGAGCCACCGGCCTGTGGTTGGGAGAGGCAGTGCATTTTGTGAAGAAGGTGCAAGCGGCCGGGTTCGAGGTGGATTACGTCAGTCCCAAGGGCGGCTACGTGCCGATCGACCCCCACAGCCTGGCCATGGCCGACGACACCGACTGGCAGTGGTACCAGGACAGCGCCTTCATGAGCCGCCTGGGCGCGACCTTGAAACCGTCGCAGGTCCAGGCCCGGGACTATGTGGCCATCTATTACGCCGGTGGACATGGCGTGCTCTGGGATTTCCCCGACAACCCCGAGTTGCAGGCCCTGAGTCGCGACATCTATGAGCAGGGCGGTTACGTCAGTTCGGTCTGTCATGGCGCAGTGGGCTTGCTGAACATCAAGCTCAGCGATGGTTCGCTGTTGATCGCTGGCAAGCAGGTCACCGGGTTCTCCAATGAAGAGGAGAAGCTCGCCGAGCTGGACGCCTATGTGCCGTACCTGACCGAAACCGAACTGCTCAAGCGCGGCGCCCTGTACCAGAAGGCCGCTGAGCCCTGGGCGTCGTTTGCCGTGGAAGACCGGCGGGTGATCAGCGGGCAGAACCCGGCGTCCGGTGGCCCGGTCGCGGACCTGCTGCTGGCGCACCTGTAG